The following proteins are co-located in the Aurantiacibacter atlanticus genome:
- the argF gene encoding ornithine carbamoyltransferase: MTQARHFLDLSDAGGNDIAAMLIDAIDRKAKRGGWPKGRSDADAPLAGYVLALVFEKSSTRTRVSFDMAMRQLGGSALILDAGTSQLGRGESVADTARVLSRMVDAIMVRTDDHAKIEEMARHATVPVINGLTDRSHPCQIVADLLTLVENKKPLPGLEIAWFGDGNNVLHSILEAAALMRFNVRVATPEGFTPEQEFVELAREAGCTITLTQDAGAAASGVDVIITDTWVSMGQSDSEEKLALMQPYRVDDALIAMAKDDAIFLHCLPAHVGDEVSAQVFEGPQSVVFDEAENRIHAQKSILLWCFGLLGR, translated from the coding sequence ATGACGCAAGCGCGTCACTTCCTCGATCTTTCCGACGCTGGCGGGAATGACATTGCGGCCATGCTGATCGACGCTATCGATCGCAAGGCAAAGCGTGGCGGGTGGCCCAAGGGGCGAAGCGATGCCGACGCCCCGCTGGCGGGCTACGTGCTAGCTCTTGTTTTCGAGAAGAGTTCTACCAGAACGCGCGTCAGCTTCGATATGGCGATGCGCCAATTGGGTGGAAGCGCTTTAATCCTCGATGCCGGGACGTCGCAATTGGGTAGGGGAGAATCTGTCGCCGATACGGCTCGCGTTCTCAGCCGAATGGTCGACGCGATCATGGTGCGGACAGATGATCACGCCAAGATCGAAGAAATGGCGCGCCATGCTACCGTTCCTGTCATCAACGGACTGACGGATCGTTCGCACCCGTGCCAGATCGTGGCCGATTTACTCACGCTGGTCGAAAACAAAAAGCCCTTACCCGGGCTTGAAATCGCCTGGTTCGGGGATGGCAACAATGTGCTCCATTCCATCTTGGAAGCTGCGGCCTTGATGCGTTTCAATGTGCGTGTAGCAACTCCGGAGGGTTTCACTCCGGAACAGGAATTCGTCGAATTGGCGCGAGAAGCCGGTTGTACGATAACCCTCACTCAAGATGCAGGCGCGGCAGCATCAGGAGTGGATGTCATCATCACCGATACATGGGTTTCCATGGGGCAGTCCGATTCGGAGGAAAAACTGGCCCTGATGCAGCCATATCGCGTTGATGATGCCTTGATCGCAATGGCAAAGGATGATGCCATCTTCCTGCATTGCCTGCCAGCCCATGTTGGTGACGAAGTGAGTGCGCAAGTCTTCGAAGGACCGCAGTCGGTTGTGTTTGATGAAGCCGAAAACCGGATCCACGCCCAGAAATCCATTCTGCTGTGGTGCTTCGGGCTACTGGGTCGCTAA
- a CDS encoding Hsp33 family molecular chaperone HslO, with the protein MRDSQIQTYSDRLLGFTIPARNSRGRVVRLERVLEEILSAHDYPVALKHCLAEALVLTALMGGLLKGESDQLTLQAQGKGGAASLLVCDYRDGELRAYIQENPDCDSHAGASASLGTLFGAGHLAITFDIAKTGKRYQGIVPLEGESLSAAVESYFAQSEQVPTRIITAVQSAGEKAFAAGFLLQHLPDGEEGRERLHVRMDDSEWEHVSIMAESLRHEELADSQLPLEDLLWRLYHEEPQILVDPALEELSKGCRCTRVHFEEVLARFPKEDRRQMVDDDGIILVDCAFCSKKFAIQD; encoded by the coding sequence ATGAGAGATTCACAAATCCAGACCTATTCGGATCGCCTGCTCGGTTTCACCATCCCGGCGCGCAACAGCCGCGGTCGTGTGGTCAGGCTGGAACGGGTGCTGGAAGAGATCCTTTCAGCGCACGACTATCCGGTCGCCCTCAAGCATTGCCTAGCAGAGGCACTTGTGCTGACGGCCTTGATGGGGGGGCTATTGAAGGGCGAAAGCGATCAATTGACGTTGCAAGCGCAAGGCAAGGGCGGGGCCGCAAGTCTGCTGGTCTGCGATTATCGAGATGGCGAGCTTCGCGCCTATATCCAGGAGAATCCGGATTGCGATTCGCATGCAGGTGCCAGCGCTTCCCTTGGCACGTTGTTCGGTGCCGGGCATTTGGCGATTACCTTCGACATCGCGAAAACGGGAAAACGATATCAGGGTATCGTGCCGCTCGAAGGTGAATCGCTGTCAGCAGCAGTTGAAAGCTATTTTGCGCAAAGCGAGCAGGTGCCGACACGGATAATAACTGCGGTCCAGTCGGCGGGGGAAAAGGCGTTCGCTGCCGGTTTCCTGCTTCAACATCTTCCTGATGGAGAAGAAGGCCGCGAACGTTTGCATGTCCGCATGGACGATTCCGAATGGGAGCATGTCTCTATCATGGCTGAAAGCTTGCGGCATGAAGAGTTGGCAGATTCCCAACTTCCTCTGGAGGATCTCCTGTGGAGGCTTTATCATGAAGAGCCACAGATTTTGGTCGATCCCGCTCTGGAGGAGCTCAGCAAAGGCTGTCGTTGCACGCGAGTACATTTTGAGGAGGTCTTGGCGCGTTTCCCGAAAGAGGATCGCAGACAGATGGTTGATGACGACGGGATAATTCTGGTCGATTGCGCGTTCTGTTCGAAGAAATTTGCGATTCAGGATTGA
- the queC gene encoding 7-cyano-7-deazaguanine synthase QueC, which translates to MTQTDKIAVVLLSGGLDSMVTAAIARENGYRLQALSINYGQRHFCELNSASTIADKLGVERHVVLPLDLRQFGGSALTDDIDVPKAGVAQDEIPVTYVPARNLLFLALTTAFAESAGASDIFIGVNALDYSGYPDCRPEFIASFAETARLGTRQGVEGTPFVIHAPLQHFTKADIARECARLDLDPAWSWSCYDPTADGIACGLCDSCRLRRKGFAEAGVMDTTAYAAPFAAD; encoded by the coding sequence ATGACACAGACTGATAAGATCGCGGTCGTCCTGCTGTCTGGTGGGCTCGATTCCATGGTAACAGCCGCAATCGCGCGAGAAAACGGTTATCGGCTGCAGGCACTTTCGATCAATTACGGCCAACGGCATTTCTGTGAATTGAATTCAGCCAGCACTATCGCCGATAAGCTGGGGGTCGAACGCCATGTCGTTCTGCCTCTTGATCTAAGGCAATTTGGCGGGTCCGCACTCACTGACGATATCGACGTGCCCAAGGCAGGCGTAGCGCAAGATGAGATCCCTGTTACTTACGTGCCAGCCCGAAATCTGTTGTTTCTTGCGTTGACCACCGCATTTGCGGAGAGCGCGGGTGCGAGCGACATCTTTATCGGAGTCAACGCACTCGATTATTCCGGATATCCTGATTGCCGGCCTGAATTTATCGCCAGCTTTGCTGAAACGGCGCGTTTGGGCACTAGGCAAGGCGTGGAAGGGACGCCATTCGTGATCCACGCCCCGCTCCAGCATTTTACAAAGGCTGATATTGCTCGCGAATGCGCCCGACTGGATCTTGATCCAGCCTGGAGCTGGTCATGCTACGATCCTACCGCTGACGGTATTGCATGTGGCCTGTGTGATAGCTGCAGACTACGTCGCAAAGGGTTTGCGGAGGCCGGCGTGATGGATACTACCGCTTACGCGGCTCCCTTTGCCGCTGACTAG
- a CDS encoding superoxide dismutase family protein: MSRHTLIPLPLVIMTLAGCQTAYETAATEVGTAMIRDRQGAQIGTARMFSLGGEVTINASFTGLTQGEHGVHLHTTGDCSASDFTSAGGHLNPGNAQHGLRNPQGAHLGDLPNVTIASDGSGTMSTILRGTLSSVEDNVFDADGTAIVVHEKADDNRTDPAGAAGSRVACGILTRS, from the coding sequence ATGTCACGTCATACGCTGATCCCCCTCCCTTTAGTCATTATGACTCTCGCTGGCTGCCAGACAGCGTATGAAACCGCCGCTACAGAAGTCGGCACCGCCATGATACGCGACCGACAGGGGGCACAGATTGGAACGGCAAGAATGTTTTCGCTGGGCGGGGAAGTGACTATCAACGCTAGTTTCACCGGGCTGACTCAGGGCGAACATGGGGTGCACCTACACACGACCGGCGATTGCAGCGCTTCCGATTTTACCTCGGCTGGCGGCCATCTGAATCCAGGCAATGCACAACACGGCCTGCGCAATCCTCAAGGTGCCCATCTGGGGGACTTGCCCAATGTGACTATTGCTAGCGACGGTTCGGGAACCATGAGTACGATTTTAAGGGGCACTCTCAGTTCGGTAGAAGACAATGTTTTTGATGCCGATGGCACTGCAATCGTTGTACACGAGAAGGCAGACGATAATCGCACTGATCCTGCAGGGGCTGCCGGTAGCCGCGTGGCTTGCGGAATTTTGACACGAAGCTGA
- a CDS encoding DUF2793 domain-containing protein, whose amino-acid sequence MTNPISFTSTTPRFNLPNLFVAQAQKEFTINEALARLDSLIHPVVEGEANDPPASPNEGDCWIIGTQPTGEWATNSGGIACRQSANWIYLQPKLGMSVTEIASGSVVRFDGSWQRIAAIPTPMAGATEDTEARETIVALISALVTAGILPEN is encoded by the coding sequence ATGACCAATCCCATCAGTTTCACATCGACCACGCCCCGATTTAACCTACCGAATCTGTTCGTGGCGCAGGCGCAAAAGGAATTCACAATCAACGAAGCGTTGGCGCGCCTTGATAGCTTGATCCATCCTGTGGTCGAAGGTGAAGCGAATGATCCGCCCGCCAGCCCCAATGAAGGTGATTGCTGGATCATCGGGACACAACCCACTGGCGAGTGGGCAACCAATTCGGGCGGCATCGCGTGCCGACAGTCGGCAAACTGGATTTACCTCCAACCAAAGCTTGGCATGTCTGTTACGGAAATTGCCAGCGGATCAGTGGTGCGTTTTGATGGCTCTTGGCAACGCATCGCTGCTATCCCCACACCAATGGCTGGCGCCACCGAAGATACAGAAGCCCGCGAAACGATTGTTGCCTTGATTTCGGCTCTAGTGACCGCAGGGATTTTACCTGAAAATTAG
- a CDS encoding phage tail protein gives MATLVLTAVGTALGGPIGGSIGTLIGSQIDGALSKPSDREGPRLTELQVTTSSYGSPIGRHFGKMRVAGTIIWATDLKESRERSGGGKGSPSTVTYSYSSSFAVALASRPISRIGRIWADGNLLRGAADDLKVGGAMRLYTGTGDQQPDPLIAAAEGAQSSAFRGFAYCVFEDLQLADFGNRIPALTFEVFADEGEVSLAQLVAPAGSDIKVARTLSSLKGFSDNGGSLAENLSAIDRIYPLTSNTADDRLTIGDANPESEPELILPAPIVDQQGESFGGISGKSERFRADSSQVPAGLRYYDVERDYQVGLQRAGGKANAGRSRIIEFPGALYATSAKQLADGAAERAAWSQDRLAYRIAQIDPRLSPGQIVSVPHKPGKWRIDAWEWRENGLELELQRVPQRKSAAIATSPGRSLTPTDNVATPTVLHAFELPWNGAGYGDQRQVFAAASSSSSGWTGAALYADIKGSLSPIGETGSRRSITGKMIAPLPPGPSCIVDRETLLTVELLSQDFAVESRSLEDLAQGANRAVVGKEVIQFANVEHLGGSHWQLSHLLRGRGGTEHEAQLGAVIEAPFVLLDENPIAIDPAQLGDASAIAAIGLADADPLVASIASPGITQRPLAPVHPKAKIMQDGSLALQWIRRARGAWSWPADVEVPLAEQVESYEIGLGSPDLPLTRWQSPISSLTIEASAFNNLRAQYLGEPIWVRQIGTYARSLPLLLTTIH, from the coding sequence ATGGCTACACTTGTCCTCACTGCCGTAGGCACAGCCCTTGGCGGCCCGATTGGCGGTTCGATCGGAACACTCATCGGCAGCCAGATTGATGGCGCGCTGTCAAAGCCATCGGACCGCGAAGGCCCCCGGCTGACAGAGCTACAGGTTACGACCTCCAGCTATGGTTCGCCGATTGGCAGACATTTCGGCAAGATGCGCGTTGCCGGGACAATCATATGGGCCACCGATCTGAAAGAATCGCGTGAGAGAAGCGGGGGCGGCAAAGGCAGTCCGTCGACCGTCACCTATAGCTACTCCTCGTCATTCGCGGTTGCGCTGGCAAGCAGGCCGATTTCCCGGATTGGCCGAATATGGGCAGACGGCAATTTGTTGCGCGGTGCCGCAGACGACTTGAAAGTCGGCGGAGCAATGCGCCTTTATACGGGCACTGGCGATCAGCAACCGGACCCCCTGATAGCCGCAGCCGAAGGTGCCCAGAGCTCAGCTTTTCGTGGTTTTGCATATTGCGTGTTCGAGGATTTGCAGCTCGCTGACTTTGGCAACCGCATTCCGGCACTTACATTCGAGGTCTTTGCCGATGAGGGCGAGGTGAGCCTTGCGCAGTTGGTCGCGCCCGCGGGATCAGACATTAAGGTGGCGCGGACACTGTCGTCCCTAAAGGGCTTTTCCGACAATGGCGGATCTCTTGCCGAAAACCTCTCCGCGATTGATCGAATTTATCCTCTGACGAGCAATACAGCCGATGACCGCTTGACCATTGGCGATGCTAATCCGGAAAGCGAACCCGAACTCATTCTTCCCGCGCCGATCGTCGATCAACAGGGCGAAAGTTTTGGTGGGATTAGCGGCAAGTCTGAGCGCTTTCGTGCAGATTCCAGTCAGGTGCCGGCAGGTTTGCGTTATTATGATGTGGAGCGCGACTATCAGGTAGGGCTTCAGCGTGCGGGCGGCAAAGCGAATGCGGGACGTAGCCGCATCATCGAATTTCCCGGCGCGCTCTATGCGACTTCGGCCAAGCAACTGGCCGATGGTGCAGCCGAGCGAGCCGCATGGTCACAGGACCGGCTGGCCTACCGCATCGCGCAGATCGATCCCCGACTATCACCCGGTCAAATCGTTTCAGTGCCGCACAAACCCGGAAAGTGGCGTATTGACGCTTGGGAATGGCGCGAGAACGGTTTGGAGCTTGAACTGCAGCGCGTGCCGCAGCGCAAAAGCGCGGCGATCGCAACCTCTCCAGGTCGTTCGCTAACACCCACCGACAATGTTGCCACCCCTACCGTATTGCACGCTTTTGAATTACCTTGGAACGGAGCCGGATATGGCGATCAGCGGCAGGTATTCGCCGCTGCGTCCTCATCATCATCTGGATGGACCGGCGCTGCACTCTATGCCGATATTAAGGGCAGTTTGTCCCCAATAGGAGAAACCGGTTCGCGGCGAAGTATCACAGGCAAGATGATTGCGCCCTTGCCCCCAGGACCAAGCTGCATCGTTGACCGGGAAACCCTCCTCACTGTTGAGCTTCTATCTCAAGATTTCGCGGTGGAGAGCCGAAGCCTTGAAGATCTGGCACAAGGCGCCAATCGCGCAGTGGTCGGCAAGGAGGTCATCCAGTTTGCCAATGTCGAGCATTTGGGCGGATCGCATTGGCAGCTGTCACACCTGCTACGTGGTCGGGGCGGCACCGAGCATGAGGCGCAGTTGGGCGCGGTAATAGAGGCGCCGTTCGTCCTGCTGGATGAAAATCCCATTGCAATTGATCCGGCGCAGCTTGGCGACGCCTCTGCTATTGCCGCTATTGGCCTTGCAGATGCCGATCCGCTCGTGGCCTCAATCGCATCCCCGGGCATTACCCAACGTCCGCTTGCCCCGGTCCATCCAAAAGCGAAAATCATGCAGGATGGCAGCCTGGCACTGCAATGGATCAGGCGCGCGCGCGGCGCGTGGTCCTGGCCGGCTGATGTCGAAGTTCCGCTGGCAGAGCAGGTCGAAAGCTATGAAATTGGCCTCGGTAGTCCAGATCTTCCACTGACACGCTGGCAGAGCCCAATTTCCTCACTCACCATTGAGGCTTCTGCCTTCAATAATCTGCGCGCCCAATATCTGGGTGAGCCGATCTGGGTACGACAGATTGGCACATATGCGCGTTCGCTCCCTCTTCTCCTCACCACAATACACTGA
- a CDS encoding NlpC/P60 family protein: MSADGLAFAKSARALVGTRFRLRGRDKRTGLDCVGLVTTALLAIGRTPPDIPYYSLRNRDCLRFHLLFEAAGFHQTAGVILRGDLIILKPSPGQLHLAVADNTARLIHAHAGLGRVVISPFPSPLSDYGHWRLT, encoded by the coding sequence ATGAGTGCTGACGGATTGGCATTTGCCAAATCAGCGCGGGCCTTGGTGGGAACGCGGTTTCGGCTCCGGGGACGCGATAAGAGGACCGGCCTCGACTGCGTAGGTCTTGTCACAACAGCACTTCTGGCGATTGGCAGAACACCGCCGGACATTCCCTATTACTCGCTGCGAAACAGAGATTGCTTGCGCTTTCATCTGCTCTTCGAAGCCGCGGGTTTCCATCAGACCGCAGGTGTCATCCTGCGGGGAGACCTCATCATTCTAAAACCTTCGCCTGGTCAATTGCACCTCGCGGTCGCCGATAATACTGCACGTCTGATCCATGCTCATGCCGGCTTGGGGCGTGTCGTCATCTCGCCCTTTCCTTCACCCCTGTCCGATTACGGTCATTGGCGACTTACCTGA
- a CDS encoding DUF2163 domain-containing protein, translated as MSHIFFANELEGVATWWSIKRRDGVALGFTSHDRDLVFANFTYRAAPGMIPSAIRRTAGLSSDAVEVEGVLAHDSISAADLEAGKYVGARIAIGLIDWETHDRATLFQGELGNISQEDGAFEAELRSAKASLDIDVVPRTSPTCRAEFCGTGCGISPARFTHLLRVESLDMETGSVSFIGAPADAAMHGGSVKWVDGPLAGITMQIIEAEGTLLYLDQSLSDGIAQGDLAILREGCDHTMSTCSSRFGNAVNFRGEPHLPGNDLLARYPVSSG; from the coding sequence ATGAGCCACATCTTTTTCGCTAACGAACTTGAAGGCGTGGCCACCTGGTGGAGCATCAAGCGCCGGGATGGCGTCGCGCTGGGTTTTACAAGCCATGATCGCGATCTTGTTTTTGCCAACTTCACCTATCGCGCAGCACCAGGCATGATTCCGTCCGCAATCCGCCGCACCGCCGGCCTTTCCAGCGACGCGGTCGAAGTAGAAGGCGTGCTTGCGCATGATTCAATCTCTGCTGCCGATCTGGAGGCGGGAAAATATGTCGGAGCGCGTATCGCCATTGGGTTGATCGATTGGGAGACACACGATCGCGCCACGCTGTTCCAGGGAGAGCTTGGCAATATATCGCAAGAAGATGGCGCTTTCGAAGCTGAATTGCGATCCGCCAAGGCAAGCCTCGACATCGATGTCGTTCCGCGTACCAGTCCCACATGCCGCGCAGAGTTCTGCGGCACTGGATGCGGGATCAGTCCAGCGCGCTTTACCCATCTTCTTCGAGTCGAATCGCTCGATATGGAAACAGGCAGCGTATCTTTTATCGGCGCTCCTGCCGATGCGGCAATGCATGGAGGTAGCGTCAAATGGGTCGACGGTCCTTTGGCTGGTATTACCATGCAAATTATCGAAGCTGAGGGGACCCTGCTCTATCTCGACCAATCACTCTCGGATGGCATTGCGCAAGGTGACCTCGCCATCCTGCGCGAAGGTTGCGACCATACCATGTCAACGTGTTCTTCGCGCTTCGGCAATGCCGTCAACTTTCGCGGGGAGCCGCATCTTCCCGGGAATGACCTCTTGGCTCGTTATCCAGTCAGTTCGGGATGA
- a CDS encoding DUF2460 domain-containing protein — MAYWLATGLDGQETDFIQRFDPRLWTVDFPRPMMASVVSTAPDALRVDCEFHHCDALAGLIWESEDRYDHPLLGYDTQRDYAHTSLSFHWRSGGVLPLDTVHGPTLTIEGRDAAGNARTWYVRLWNYASGNPDDATIILPFSDLREGWLADGALVHPLDIDRIFISLAPMDYDPADTGLLIARANGWIELQDITCDGAGAILTIGDPVLPAHGLGMATAYDDSYNLTPARLLRNTLHLGYRGSLVHYVGMSHYYRLVQQADGSLLPSAGDGLCDPCMAWHADFFARCKQLDFEPILSISYELFDEHCPSAWKQRSFAGAPALTGWVPPSTLLSPASDEAMAFLRQMALDFVDLMMTAGVSVVVQIGEPWWWVTAEDEICLYDDAAMQLQPAAAQIEDLSGPLDADQLALLDWAGSQLATSTNDLRDAIRAHAAGAAKVLLLLFTPTILDPARPELQRANMPAGWAWPAYDRLQLEDYDWLAHGAEALRLKAYDFVQQHLNYPIGKQEYLAGFVLQPSDAEEFWPRIDAGIDDAIGRGILRSFIWALPQVLRDGYVRLPYQENDVQAFDDLIYPLALGQDTGVSPEFSTTISLTASGHERRNSQWSDARLHYDVGPGIRSHSELGVLLEFFRARRGPARGFRLSDPFDFSTNGLTGSPTMMDQPLGTGDGLTATYRLCKFYGSGTDAQKRFITRPRTQTLLVSVDGLPNTNWHYELGGKIIFTDAPAMGAKLRCGFLFDVPVRFAEDRLDITNATFAAGDAPSVPLIELREDV, encoded by the coding sequence ATGGCTTACTGGCTCGCCACAGGTCTCGACGGTCAGGAAACTGATTTCATCCAGCGCTTCGATCCGCGTCTCTGGACAGTCGATTTCCCGCGCCCGATGATGGCAAGCGTGGTTTCAACCGCGCCTGATGCGCTGCGTGTGGATTGCGAATTCCACCATTGCGATGCACTTGCTGGACTGATCTGGGAAAGTGAGGACCGCTACGATCACCCGCTGCTTGGCTATGACACGCAGCGCGATTACGCCCATACCAGCCTGTCCTTCCACTGGCGGTCTGGCGGTGTCCTGCCGCTCGATACGGTGCATGGCCCCACACTCACTATCGAGGGCCGTGACGCCGCAGGCAATGCACGGACCTGGTATGTGCGGCTGTGGAATTACGCCAGCGGGAACCCCGATGACGCCACGATTATACTGCCCTTTTCGGATCTGCGCGAAGGCTGGCTTGCCGATGGCGCGCTAGTCCATCCACTGGACATCGATCGCATTTTCATTTCGCTTGCCCCGATGGATTACGATCCCGCCGACACGGGATTGCTGATTGCGCGCGCAAATGGCTGGATCGAATTGCAGGACATAACATGCGACGGCGCAGGGGCGATCCTGACTATCGGCGATCCTGTGCTTCCTGCCCACGGCCTTGGAATGGCAACTGCCTATGATGACAGCTATAACCTCACGCCTGCACGATTGCTGCGCAATACGCTGCATCTCGGCTATCGCGGATCGCTCGTCCACTATGTCGGGATGAGCCATTATTATCGGCTGGTGCAGCAGGCTGACGGCTCACTTCTGCCAAGCGCCGGAGACGGGCTGTGCGATCCGTGCATGGCCTGGCACGCCGACTTTTTCGCCCGGTGCAAGCAGTTGGATTTCGAACCCATATTGTCGATTTCCTACGAATTATTCGACGAACATTGTCCTTCTGCCTGGAAACAGCGCAGTTTTGCGGGTGCGCCCGCCCTAACCGGATGGGTCCCGCCCTCCACCTTGCTGTCGCCAGCATCGGACGAAGCGATGGCGTTCCTGCGCCAGATGGCGCTGGATTTCGTTGATCTGATGATGACAGCGGGCGTTTCGGTCGTCGTACAGATCGGGGAGCCTTGGTGGTGGGTAACCGCTGAAGATGAAATCTGTCTTTACGATGATGCAGCGATGCAGTTGCAGCCGGCGGCTGCGCAGATCGAAGACCTTTCAGGGCCGCTTGACGCTGACCAACTGGCACTGCTCGACTGGGCAGGATCGCAACTGGCTACTTCAACCAATGATTTGCGTGACGCCATCAGGGCGCACGCGGCAGGTGCCGCAAAGGTGCTGCTCTTGCTGTTCACACCAACAATCCTCGATCCGGCGCGCCCCGAGCTTCAACGCGCGAATATGCCCGCCGGATGGGCATGGCCTGCCTATGACCGGTTGCAGCTGGAAGATTACGACTGGCTTGCACACGGCGCCGAGGCGCTGCGCCTGAAGGCCTATGATTTTGTGCAGCAGCATCTGAACTACCCGATTGGGAAGCAAGAATATCTAGCGGGATTTGTGCTCCAGCCATCCGATGCAGAGGAATTCTGGCCGCGCATCGACGCAGGGATAGATGACGCAATTGGACGCGGAATTTTGCGCAGTTTCATCTGGGCGCTGCCGCAGGTGCTGCGCGATGGATATGTCCGCCTGCCTTACCAGGAGAATGATGTGCAAGCCTTCGACGACCTGATCTATCCGCTGGCATTGGGCCAGGACACTGGAGTAAGCCCCGAATTTTCTACCACCATTTCATTGACCGCATCAGGGCATGAACGCCGCAACAGCCAATGGAGCGACGCACGACTTCATTACGATGTCGGGCCGGGCATAAGATCTCATTCCGAACTTGGCGTGCTGCTCGAATTTTTTCGTGCGCGGCGCGGGCCGGCACGCGGTTTTCGTCTATCTGACCCGTTTGATTTCAGTACGAACGGGCTGACCGGAAGCCCGACTATGATGGACCAACCCCTTGGCACAGGAGACGGTCTGACGGCCACATATCGCCTGTGCAAATTTTATGGAAGCGGAACCGACGCGCAAAAGCGTTTCATCACGCGCCCTCGCACTCAGACGCTGCTCGTCAGCGTGGATGGATTGCCCAACACGAACTGGCACTATGAACTTGGTGGCAAAATCATTTTCACTGACGCTCCTGCAATGGGCGCTAAATTGCGGTGCGGGTTCCTTTTCGATGTGCCAGTGCGCTTTGCAGAAGACCGGCTGGACATTACCAATGCGACCTTCGCTGCTGGTGATGCACCTTCAGTCCCGCTCATCGAATTGCGTGAGGACGTATGA
- a CDS encoding phage tail assembly chaperone, translating to MSETFADAARRLSGAAGRMLGWPPPWFWNATPSELAAILFAKDAPAEHSVSRETLEHMMERDSHG from the coding sequence GTGAGCGAGACTTTCGCTGACGCGGCACGACGATTGTCAGGCGCTGCAGGCCGAATGCTTGGCTGGCCTCCACCATGGTTCTGGAATGCCACTCCGTCAGAGCTGGCCGCAATCCTGTTCGCCAAAGACGCACCTGCAGAACATTCAGTCAGCCGTGAAACCCTTGAACACATGATGGAGCGTGACAGCCATGGATGA
- a CDS encoding gene transfer agent family protein: protein MSANPERGEAAFMIAGTMRILRPSFTALVAAEEELGPLFTLVEQASEGELRLADLAALFWHCLVEQGQISREDVGEAVMQAGLASAMAPLRILLAQILQGRV, encoded by the coding sequence ATGAGCGCCAATCCAGAACGCGGCGAAGCAGCCTTCATGATTGCCGGAACCATGCGCATCCTGCGCCCGAGCTTTACTGCACTGGTAGCCGCCGAAGAAGAGCTCGGCCCTTTATTCACCCTGGTAGAACAGGCAAGTGAAGGCGAATTGCGCCTCGCCGACCTGGCGGCGCTGTTCTGGCACTGTCTCGTAGAACAAGGCCAAATATCCCGCGAAGACGTGGGTGAAGCGGTGATGCAAGCCGGACTTGCCTCCGCAATGGCGCCTCTGCGCATCCTGCTCGCACAAATCCTCCAGGGTCGGGTGTGA
- a CDS encoding phage major tail protein, TP901-1 family → MTAQKGSAFLLKIGDDAQPPTYQTVAGLRTTQMSINGDAVVVTHKESGGWRDLLSGAGVRSVSVSAAGIFLASAAETSIRAHALAGTIEEYELSFEDGERLRGRFLVQRLDYAGDFNGERNYTLQLESSGAVVPA, encoded by the coding sequence ATGACAGCCCAAAAAGGCTCTGCCTTCCTGCTCAAGATCGGGGATGACGCCCAGCCACCCACCTACCAGACCGTTGCCGGTCTCAGGACCACGCAGATGTCGATCAACGGGGATGCCGTTGTCGTGACGCACAAGGAATCGGGTGGCTGGCGTGATCTGCTTTCCGGCGCGGGCGTGCGTTCTGTATCGGTTAGCGCCGCAGGCATTTTCCTCGCCAGCGCTGCTGAAACATCCATCCGCGCCCATGCACTGGCCGGCACGATCGAGGAATATGAGCTGTCCTTCGAAGATGGCGAGCGCCTGCGCGGACGTTTTCTTGTCCAACGGCTCGACTATGCCGGCGATTTCAATGGTGAACGCAATTATACATTGCAGCTCGAAAGTTCGGGCGCGGTTGTGCCTGCATGA
- a CDS encoding DUF3168 domain-containing protein — protein METRLRNVLIQWLKSDPALGAALNDVAEEAPSRAQLPWLGLAASASTDWSTKQRKGREVRIALELHNRGEQPDETANLVAAIESRIEMLPSAQDGFQIVTTAFLRARAEQRPQNRRAVLLEYRFRLLEA, from the coding sequence ATGGAAACCAGATTGCGCAATGTCCTGATTCAATGGCTCAAAAGTGATCCGGCCCTTGGTGCCGCTCTCAATGATGTAGCGGAGGAAGCGCCTTCGCGCGCCCAGCTTCCGTGGCTCGGTCTGGCTGCCAGCGCCAGCACCGACTGGAGCACCAAGCAGCGCAAGGGCCGCGAAGTACGGATCGCACTGGAACTGCATAATCGCGGCGAACAGCCTGATGAAACCGCCAATTTGGTCGCCGCCATCGAAAGCCGCATTGAAATGCTGCCTTCCGCGCAGGACGGCTTCCAGATTGTCACGACCGCATTTCTGCGCGCCCGTGCAGAACAGCGTCCGCAAAACCGCCGCGCCGTGCTGCTCGAATACCGCTTCCGCCTGCTCGAAGCCTGA